A part of Drosophila ananassae strain 14024-0371.13 chromosome 2R, ASM1763931v2, whole genome shotgun sequence genomic DNA contains:
- the LOC6507216 gene encoding uncharacterized protein LOC6507216 isoform X3, whose amino-acid sequence MEHVRTTFEGNYKIFKEWDEVVNSAKQAIQTLDRQDLLPHFEKVMKTMERMEITVEWKRNGRIVYYKDLSFRGLDILSCIARKFEGYGEPLLPLATKAHKYCIEQLNKDIRDRRHRSSIYDLLSALLPIVGEDMVTSFPVIMGHVCRDTICEKRFNEQHSHLKVSVLLVLKDYVEFMPKQFKPFIEDTLKYATRLINYQGELVRIASVDCISMVLNAFQGLGFGGKLPETCEVLIPVLSQVICADDAPCVVVKVITCLGDVFNRLKRNAVPNQEVADIVFKSIDWVFNDRTRCQVAMARYPESEEDYYEESFGRMYFEAAAMFANFGHGLEQEIFLKYFKRIHPHLGRLQTMIEAQSDETFYSSVSTMVILLETKVTSFFDFLYPILLAGFRHTSADQRKIAIYAMGVLILNTDNEKAVKAFPAIHLALCDRYDSETNAAIQDTVLGALGRMILSNAEGVPLDSMLLDFMSRLPLTEVFEENVTMLKVFRLLYHEKRQKIDYFVERILELTLLMVAKNEISDPKWRKDAIDFAYKIKLNYPRIFDKMIKTHKEIESLIHSISGAT is encoded by the exons atggaaCACGTGAGAACTACATTTGAGggaaattacaaaatttttaaagaatgGGATGAGGTCGTCAATTCCGCAAAACAGGCGATACAGACTCTCGACAGACAGGACCTGCTCCCACATTTCGAGAAGGTTATGAAGACCATGGAGAGGATGGAGATTACGGTTGAATGGAAGAGGAATGGACGAATAGTATATTACAAGGATTTGAGCTTTCGGGGACTTGACATCCTGTCGTGCATTGCCCGGAAGTTCGAAGGGTATGGTGAGCCCTTGTTGCCGCTGGCCACAAAGGCCCATAAATACTGCATCGAGCAATTGAATAAGGACATTAGGGATCGTCGACATCGGAGTTCCATTTATGATCTCCTTTCCGCCCTCCTTCCTATTGTAGGCGAGGACATGGTCACCTCATTCCCAGTTATAATGGGACACGTTTGCAGGGATACGATTTGTGAGAAAAGGTTCAATGAGCAGCATAGCCATCTAAAGGTGTCGGTGCTCCTCGTCCTCAAGGACTATGTGGAATTCATGCCCAAACAATTCAAGCCATTCATAGAGGATACTCTGAAATACGCTACTCGTCTGATTAACTATCAGGGGGAACTGGTACGAATCGCCTCTGTGGACTGTATCAGCATGGTTTTGAATGCCTTCCAGGGACTGGGTTTCGGCGGCAAATTGCCGGAGACCTGCGAGGTCCTCATACCGGTGCTCTCGCAGGTCATTTGCGCCGATGATGCGCCGTGTGTCGTTGTGAAAGTGATCACCTGCCTGGGTGATGTGTTCAACAGACTAAAACGAAACGCCGTTCCCAACCAGGAGGTGGCCGACATTGTCTTCAAAAGCATAGACTGGGTTTTCAACGATAGGACCAGGTGCCAGGTGGCTATGGCGCGCTATCCAGAATCAGAGGAGGACTATTACGAGGAGTCCTTTGGACGCATGTACTTTGAAGCTGCGGCCATGTTCGCCAACTTTGGTCACGGTCTCGAGCAGgagatatttttgaagtaCTTCAAGCGGATCCATCCCCATCTGGGCAGATTGCAGACGATGATTGAAGCGCAAAGTGACGAGACCTTCTACTCCTCAGTGAGCACAATGGTCATTCTGCTGGAGACCAAGGTGACGTCCTTTTTCGACTTCCTGTATCCAATCCTACTCGCCGGATTCCGTCATACGAGTGCGGACCAGAGGAAGATCGCAATCTATGCCATGGGCGTGCTCATTCTCAACACTGACAACGAGAAGGCGGTTAAGGCCTTTCCGGCCATCCACTTGGCCCTCTGCGATCGTTACGACAGCGAGACAAATGCTGCCATCCAGGATACTGTCCTCGGAGCCCTGGGCAGGATGATCCTGAGCAATGCCGAGGGGGTGCCTTTAGACAGTATGCTGTTAGACTTTATGAGTCGCCTGCCGCTCACGGAGGTTTTCGAAGAGAATGTTACCATGTTGAAGGTTTTCCGTCTGCTCTACCATGAAAAACGTCAAAAGATCGACTATTTTGTTGAACGTATCCTGGAACTCACTCTTCTGATGGTGGCCAAAAACGAGATCTCTGATCCAAAGTGGCGTAAAGACGCAATAGATTTTGCCTACAAGATCAAACTGAATTATCCACGTATTTTCGACAAAATGATCAAAACTCATAAAGAAATTGAGTCTTTAATCCACTCAAT CTCAGGTGCTACGTGA
- the LOC6507216 gene encoding uncharacterized protein LOC6507216 isoform X2: protein MEHVRTTFEGNYKIFKEWDEVVNSAKQAIQTLDRQDLLPHFEKVMKTMERMEITVEWKRNGRIVYYKDLSFRGLDILSCIARKFEGYGEPLLPLATKAHKYCIEQLNKDIRDRRHRSSIYDLLSALLPIVGEDMVTSFPVIMGHVCRDTICEKRFNEQHSHLKVSVLLVLKDYVEFMPKQFKPFIEDTLKYATRLINYQGELVRIASVDCISMVLNAFQGLGFGGKLPETCEVLIPVLSQVICADDAPCVVVKVITCLGDVFNRLKRNAVPNQEVADIVFKSIDWVFNDRTRCQVAMARYPESEEDYYEESFGRMYFEAAAMFANFGHGLEQEIFLKYFKRIHPHLGRLQTMIEAQSDETFYSSVSTMVILLETKVTSFFDFLYPILLAGFRHTSADQRKIAIYAMGVLILNTDNEKAVKAFPAIHLALCDRYDSETNAAIQDTVLGALGRMILSNAEGVPLDSMLLDFMSRLPLTEVFEENVTMLKVFRLLYHEKRQKIDYFVERILELTLLMVAKNEISDPKWRKDAIDFAYKIKLNYPRIFDKMIKTHKEIESLIHSMCYVIW, encoded by the exons atggaaCACGTGAGAACTACATTTGAGggaaattacaaaatttttaaagaatgGGATGAGGTCGTCAATTCCGCAAAACAGGCGATACAGACTCTCGACAGACAGGACCTGCTCCCACATTTCGAGAAGGTTATGAAGACCATGGAGAGGATGGAGATTACGGTTGAATGGAAGAGGAATGGACGAATAGTATATTACAAGGATTTGAGCTTTCGGGGACTTGACATCCTGTCGTGCATTGCCCGGAAGTTCGAAGGGTATGGTGAGCCCTTGTTGCCGCTGGCCACAAAGGCCCATAAATACTGCATCGAGCAATTGAATAAGGACATTAGGGATCGTCGACATCGGAGTTCCATTTATGATCTCCTTTCCGCCCTCCTTCCTATTGTAGGCGAGGACATGGTCACCTCATTCCCAGTTATAATGGGACACGTTTGCAGGGATACGATTTGTGAGAAAAGGTTCAATGAGCAGCATAGCCATCTAAAGGTGTCGGTGCTCCTCGTCCTCAAGGACTATGTGGAATTCATGCCCAAACAATTCAAGCCATTCATAGAGGATACTCTGAAATACGCTACTCGTCTGATTAACTATCAGGGGGAACTGGTACGAATCGCCTCTGTGGACTGTATCAGCATGGTTTTGAATGCCTTCCAGGGACTGGGTTTCGGCGGCAAATTGCCGGAGACCTGCGAGGTCCTCATACCGGTGCTCTCGCAGGTCATTTGCGCCGATGATGCGCCGTGTGTCGTTGTGAAAGTGATCACCTGCCTGGGTGATGTGTTCAACAGACTAAAACGAAACGCCGTTCCCAACCAGGAGGTGGCCGACATTGTCTTCAAAAGCATAGACTGGGTTTTCAACGATAGGACCAGGTGCCAGGTGGCTATGGCGCGCTATCCAGAATCAGAGGAGGACTATTACGAGGAGTCCTTTGGACGCATGTACTTTGAAGCTGCGGCCATGTTCGCCAACTTTGGTCACGGTCTCGAGCAGgagatatttttgaagtaCTTCAAGCGGATCCATCCCCATCTGGGCAGATTGCAGACGATGATTGAAGCGCAAAGTGACGAGACCTTCTACTCCTCAGTGAGCACAATGGTCATTCTGCTGGAGACCAAGGTGACGTCCTTTTTCGACTTCCTGTATCCAATCCTACTCGCCGGATTCCGTCATACGAGTGCGGACCAGAGGAAGATCGCAATCTATGCCATGGGCGTGCTCATTCTCAACACTGACAACGAGAAGGCGGTTAAGGCCTTTCCGGCCATCCACTTGGCCCTCTGCGATCGTTACGACAGCGAGACAAATGCTGCCATCCAGGATACTGTCCTCGGAGCCCTGGGCAGGATGATCCTGAGCAATGCCGAGGGGGTGCCTTTAGACAGTATGCTGTTAGACTTTATGAGTCGCCTGCCGCTCACGGAGGTTTTCGAAGAGAATGTTACCATGTTGAAGGTTTTCCGTCTGCTCTACCATGAAAAACGTCAAAAGATCGACTATTTTGTTGAACGTATCCTGGAACTCACTCTTCTGATGGTGGCCAAAAACGAGATCTCTGATCCAAAGTGGCGTAAAGACGCAATAGATTTTGCCTACAAGATCAAACTGAATTATCCACGTATTTTCGACAAAATGATCAAAACTCATAAAGAAATTGAGTCTTTAATCCACTCAAT GTGCTACGTGATATGGTAA
- the LOC6507216 gene encoding uncharacterized protein LOC6507216 isoform X1: MEHVRTTFEGNYKIFKEWDEVVNSAKQAIQTLDRQDLLPHFEKVMKTMERMEITVEWKRNGRIVYYKDLSFRGLDILSCIARKFEGYGEPLLPLATKAHKYCIEQLNKDIRDRRHRSSIYDLLSALLPIVGEDMVTSFPVIMGHVCRDTICEKRFNEQHSHLKVSVLLVLKDYVEFMPKQFKPFIEDTLKYATRLINYQGELVRIASVDCISMVLNAFQGLGFGGKLPETCEVLIPVLSQVICADDAPCVVVKVITCLGDVFNRLKRNAVPNQEVADIVFKSIDWVFNDRTRCQVAMARYPESEEDYYEESFGRMYFEAAAMFANFGHGLEQEIFLKYFKRIHPHLGRLQTMIEAQSDETFYSSVSTMVILLETKVTSFFDFLYPILLAGFRHTSADQRKIAIYAMGVLILNTDNEKAVKAFPAIHLALCDRYDSETNAAIQDTVLGALGRMILSNAEGVPLDSMLLDFMSRLPLTEVFEENVTMLKVFRLLYHEKRQKIDYFVERILELTLLMVAKNEISDPKWRKDAIDFAYKIKLNYPRIFDKMIKTHKEIESLIHSMIVLNEGDFFRIIYYKVTLFSKPKFVILFQLFR, translated from the exons atggaaCACGTGAGAACTACATTTGAGggaaattacaaaatttttaaagaatgGGATGAGGTCGTCAATTCCGCAAAACAGGCGATACAGACTCTCGACAGACAGGACCTGCTCCCACATTTCGAGAAGGTTATGAAGACCATGGAGAGGATGGAGATTACGGTTGAATGGAAGAGGAATGGACGAATAGTATATTACAAGGATTTGAGCTTTCGGGGACTTGACATCCTGTCGTGCATTGCCCGGAAGTTCGAAGGGTATGGTGAGCCCTTGTTGCCGCTGGCCACAAAGGCCCATAAATACTGCATCGAGCAATTGAATAAGGACATTAGGGATCGTCGACATCGGAGTTCCATTTATGATCTCCTTTCCGCCCTCCTTCCTATTGTAGGCGAGGACATGGTCACCTCATTCCCAGTTATAATGGGACACGTTTGCAGGGATACGATTTGTGAGAAAAGGTTCAATGAGCAGCATAGCCATCTAAAGGTGTCGGTGCTCCTCGTCCTCAAGGACTATGTGGAATTCATGCCCAAACAATTCAAGCCATTCATAGAGGATACTCTGAAATACGCTACTCGTCTGATTAACTATCAGGGGGAACTGGTACGAATCGCCTCTGTGGACTGTATCAGCATGGTTTTGAATGCCTTCCAGGGACTGGGTTTCGGCGGCAAATTGCCGGAGACCTGCGAGGTCCTCATACCGGTGCTCTCGCAGGTCATTTGCGCCGATGATGCGCCGTGTGTCGTTGTGAAAGTGATCACCTGCCTGGGTGATGTGTTCAACAGACTAAAACGAAACGCCGTTCCCAACCAGGAGGTGGCCGACATTGTCTTCAAAAGCATAGACTGGGTTTTCAACGATAGGACCAGGTGCCAGGTGGCTATGGCGCGCTATCCAGAATCAGAGGAGGACTATTACGAGGAGTCCTTTGGACGCATGTACTTTGAAGCTGCGGCCATGTTCGCCAACTTTGGTCACGGTCTCGAGCAGgagatatttttgaagtaCTTCAAGCGGATCCATCCCCATCTGGGCAGATTGCAGACGATGATTGAAGCGCAAAGTGACGAGACCTTCTACTCCTCAGTGAGCACAATGGTCATTCTGCTGGAGACCAAGGTGACGTCCTTTTTCGACTTCCTGTATCCAATCCTACTCGCCGGATTCCGTCATACGAGTGCGGACCAGAGGAAGATCGCAATCTATGCCATGGGCGTGCTCATTCTCAACACTGACAACGAGAAGGCGGTTAAGGCCTTTCCGGCCATCCACTTGGCCCTCTGCGATCGTTACGACAGCGAGACAAATGCTGCCATCCAGGATACTGTCCTCGGAGCCCTGGGCAGGATGATCCTGAGCAATGCCGAGGGGGTGCCTTTAGACAGTATGCTGTTAGACTTTATGAGTCGCCTGCCGCTCACGGAGGTTTTCGAAGAGAATGTTACCATGTTGAAGGTTTTCCGTCTGCTCTACCATGAAAAACGTCAAAAGATCGACTATTTTGTTGAACGTATCCTGGAACTCACTCTTCTGATGGTGGCCAAAAACGAGATCTCTGATCCAAAGTGGCGTAAAGACGCAATAGATTTTGCCTACAAGATCAAACTGAATTATCCACGTATTTTCGACAAAATGATCAAAACTCATAAAGAAATTGAGTCTTTAATCCACTCAAT GATTGTTCTTAATGAAGGGGATTTCTTTCGGATTATATATTACAAAGTGACATTGTTTTCCAAACCTAAATTTGTTATTCTTTTCCAACTTTTTCGATAA
- the LOC6507840 gene encoding prolactin-releasing peptide receptor: MANLSWMATTQLPSVVTTANLSLTTPGSTSASLADVASASMDEDRTGGIIHNQFVQIFFYVLYATVFVLGVFGNVLVCYVVLRNRAMQTVTNIFITNLALSDILLCVLAVPFTPLYTFMGRWAFGRTLCHLVSFAQGCSIYISTLTLTSIAIDRYFVIIYPFHPRMKLSTCIGIIVSIWVIALLATVPYGMYMKMTNELVNGTQGAGNETLVDATLMALNGSYVPQGGQGMMEAPDATTSAAQAYMQVMTAGTGPEELPYVRVYCEENWPSEQYRKVFGAITTTLQFVLPFFIISICYVWISVKLNQRARAKPGSKSSRREEADRDRKKRTNRMLIAMVGVFGLSWLPINVVNIFDDFDDKSNEWRFYILFFFVAHSIAMSSTCYNPFLYAWLNENFRKEFKHVLPCFNPSNNNIINITRGYNRSDRNTCGPRLHHGKGEGGSCGGSLDADDQNENGITQETCLPKEKLLIIPREPTYGNGTGAVSPILSGRGINAALVHGAGDHQMHQLQPKHLQQVELTRRIRRRTDETDGGDYLDSGDEQTVEVRFSETPFVSTDNTTGISILETSTSHGGDTELMLELADANGGGGGAGRRVN; encoded by the coding sequence ATGGCCAATCTGAGCTGGATGGCCACCACGCAACTACCATCGGTGGTAACAACGGCCAACCTGAGCCTGACCACTCCGGGCAGCACGAGCGCCAGTTTGGCGGACGTGGCATCCGCCTCCATGGACGAGGACCGGACCGGCGGCATCATCCACAATCAGTTCGTTCAGATCTTCTTCTATGTGTTGTATGCCACGGTCTTTGTCCTGGGCGTCTTCGGCAATGTCCTGGTGTGCTATGTGGTCCTGCGGAACCGGGCCATGCAAACGGTGACCAACATATTCATTACCAACCTGGCATTGTCGGACATATTGCTGTGCGTCCTGGCCGTTCCCTTCACGCCGCTCTACACGTTCATGGGCCGCTGGGCCTTCGGGCGGACTCTCTGCCACCTGGTGTCCTTCGCCCAGGGCTGCAGCATCTACATATCCACGCTGACCCTCACCTCCATCGCCATCGACCGGTACTTCGTGATCATCTACCCCTTCCATCCGCGCATGAAGCTCTCCACCTGCATCGGGATCATCGTGAGCATCTGGGTGATAGCCCTCCTGGCCACCGTGCCCTACGGCATGTACATGAAGATGACCAACGAGCTGGTGAACGGAACGCAGGGCGCCGGCAACGAGACTCTGGTGGACGCCACCCTGATGGCCCTCAACGGCAGCTATGTGCCGCAGGGGGGCCAGGGTATGATGGAGGCGCCGGATGCCACCACCTCGGCTGCCCAGGCGTACATGCAGGTGATGACCGCCGGGACGGGGCCGGAGGAGCTGCCCTACGTCCGGGTGTACTGTGAGGAGAACTGGCCGTCGGAGCAGTACCGGAAGGTGTTCGGAGCCATCACCACCACTTTGCAGTTCGTGCTGCCCTTCTTCATCATCTCCATCTGCTATGTGTGGATCTCCGTGAAGCTGAACCAGAGGGCCCGGGCCAAGCCGGGCTCGAAGTCCTCGAGGCGGGAGGAGGCCGACCGGGACCGGAAGAAGCGCACCAACCGGATGCTAATCGCCATGGTGGGCGTCTTCGGACTCAGCTGGCTGCCCATCAACGTGGTCAACATATTCGACGACTTCGACGACAAGTCCAACGAGTGGCGCTTCTACATCCTGTTCTTCTTCGTGGCCCACTCGATCGCCATGAGCTCTACCTGCTACAACCCCTTCCTCTACGCCTGGCTAAACGAGAACTTCCGCAAGGAGTTCAAGCACGTCCTGCCCTGCTTCAATCCctccaacaacaacatcatcaACATCACCCGCGGCTACAACCGCTCCGACCGCAACACCTGCGGCCCACGGCTGCACCACGGCAAGGGGGAGGGCGGCAGCTGTGGCGGCAGCTTAGACGCCGACGACCAGAACGAGAACGGCATCACCCAGGAGACATGCCTGCCCAAGGAGAAGCTGCTGATAATACCCCGGGAGCCCACCTACGGCAATGGAACCGGCGCCGTCTCACCCATCCTGAGCGGGCGTGGCATCAACGCCGCCCTCGTCCACGGCGCCGGCGACCATCAGATGCACCAGCTCCAGCCGAAGCACCTGCAACAGGTGGAGCTAACGCGGCGCATCCGGCGGCGGACCGACGAGACGGACGGGGGCGACTACCTGGATTCCGGAGACGAGCAGACCGTGGAGGTGCGCTTCAGTGAGACGCCGTTCGTCAGCACGGACAACACCACCGGCATCAGCATCCTGGAGACCAGCACGAGTCACGGAGGCGACACGGAGTTGATGCTGGAGCTGGCAGATGCCAAcggcggcggaggaggtgCCGGAAGACGAGTCAACTGA